From the Gemmatimonas sp. UBA7669 genome, the window CAGCTTTTTCAGCATCCTGCTAACGGACCCTCAACTGGGCTCCGATCGCCAACATGTCTCGCTCAACACCCTGACTCCGAGGTACGACAGTAATGCGCGACCAGATACCGAACGCTACCTTTGCATCTGATCGATCCAGTATGTCGAGCCTCAATTGAGTGCCTCTCGCGAACACCTTTTCGTTTCGGTAGAACGCCGGGCCCACACCGAGCCGAAGTTCAATCTGTCCGGCATTAACGGCGGTGCCGACCAAGGCGTTCAGTCCTGCGGTACCGCCATTTCTTGCGCAATCGCCGTTGGGGAGTATGAGACACCGCGAATGTCCTGATACCAAAGTCCCTCCCGCGCCAAGCACAGCGGACCACCGAGGCCTTTTGAGTACCGGAACAGAGTAACTGGCGTCCATTGCAGGACCCTGCGCATCTCGAAACGTATCTCCTCTCGTATCATGCCATCCAATTCCAAGTACAAGCCCACCACCAGGTTGCGCACCGCTCGCGCGAGGCAGAACGAAGATGGCCAAAATGGCCAAGCTAGCTATTGATCTCTTCATGCCATCCTCGTTTACTGAGATCCGCCAAAGGAGTGAGTTGTAGCGCGTATCGTACTCGAACGGCGCAGAATCGTTCGATGTGCCGCCAAGAGTGAGACAACGGCTGCGATTCGGAAGTTGTGTCTCAACTCGTGGCGGCAAACCTACTTTCAGCCATGATAGCCTTTGACGCTGGCTAAACGGTATTGCAGTCCATGCCGCTCGGTCCCGCAATGAGTGTCAGCGAGTGACTAACGGTATTGTTGTTCCCGTCTGTCACAGTCACCGAGACGTGATGCGAACCGTTGGAGGCAAAAGCAACTATGATCTCGCGACCATTCTGGAACTTGATCTGACCACTCGTATTGAAGGTGTACGAGTATGTGTTCCAAAGTCCTCCAGTTGCATTGGCGACGTACCGCAGGTTGCACGATGAAGACGCGAGGACATCTGTCGAACCCGTAACAAAAGTTGAGAGCGGAGCGGCAGGAAGCGCCGGCACGGGAGCGGTGATAACCCACGACCCACCGAGATCACTCTTGATACGCCCAAGTTTGGAAAAGAACCGCATCCCGAACGCGTGGCCACTATGGATACCGACAATGGAAACGAACTCGTCGGTCCAAAACGGAGCTCCCGGCAATTCAGACCCCTGAATCTCGGGATGGCCAGGTACACGGATGAACATTGGCCCGCCGCTGTCGCCTCCGTCCGCCGCGTACGAACCCTGAGCCGCGCAGCGAATTTGATACGTCGAAGTGGACTGCGGCCAATTGGGTACCATTAGCTGATCAATGCATGTGCTGACAACGTTTCCAGTTCTCCACCCAGACGTTCGGCCGATCATGTCGACATTTTGCCCGAGTAAGACGTCGTCTTGGGAGTATATAGCGGTGAAGTACGGCTTCGACTGATTGACGTCTAGAAGTCCAGTTCCGAGGCTCACGGTCCGAAGGATCTTACCAACCGCCATTGGGTGCTGCCCAGTACTGGATGCGAATAACGCATCCGCACCTCGGCAGTTATATGCGGCAATACCGCAGGTATAGTACGATGGATCTACCGATTCCATCGCTAGAACTGGCGGTGAGTTTGGTAGCATGGACCACTGTGAAAAATCCGGAAAGAACATCATGGAGCTACAATGGGACGCGGTGACAAAGCCGAGTATGCCATTGCGTTGTGCAACAAAACCGACCGTACACCCATCTAGGCTACCGCCTCTCACTATTTGCTGACCACCTGCAAGTGGATCTGAGGAGCCTGAGGTCAGCGTTAGCGGTGGTGCGGAATGAGCGATGTACTGCGATTTTTGTTGCAACTTATAGGTAACCAGTCTTTCGGTTGCTGAACTCGCACCAAGGGCTCTTTGTACTTCTGCTTGCGTTAACGGCAGTCGGTCAGCGGTGCTCTGCGTCCCAACTACAACGCGATTTGCACGCTCATCTAGGTCAACCGTGACGACTCCCACTACTGAACCAAGAACCTTCTCGGATATCTGATTTCGGATGTTTGCAAGCTCTACAAAGGTGTACTCCGACCGTTCTACTCGAAACCCGCGTGCCAGTTTACCACCGCCCGGATTGTATCCAGGATTGGCACGGACGAGATCACGAACAAACGCGAGACTGGCCACGTCATCCTTCGCATCGCGAACGCGAACCACCAATGTACCATCTTCGGTGTAGTAGAATCCCGCGCTCGATGGTGCGACCCTACTCAAGGAGCGAAACAGGTGCTCGCCGTCTCTTCCTACGTCGTCAATGTCTTGAACGACCACGCTCTTTGGGGGGGGCTCGGTTGGGCCGACGCGCTCCGGAAGATCTCGACAAGCCTGCAAAAACAGAGGAGTCAGCAACGCGGCCATCGACAGAGAATGCCGGAAGGCCGGTCGAGTTGCAACGCTGAGGGTTGCTGTGGCTAGGCGGAATCGATTTGGCATCGAGATCTCCAATACTGGCGAATGTGGATATGACTAGGTTCTGAGCGGCTTAGTCTCTTCAACCTTCTCGAGAGGCCGCATTTGATCAGTAGTTTAGGACTGCCGAATCGATCTTGGCAATAGGTCGTTTGCCCTATGTGTCTTCATACTGAACATCGCGTGTACACTCGTCGGTTGGGTTAGAACAACCAGCTCTGGCTTTAGCTTGCCCGTGTCTAACTTTGCGGTAGACGGTCAACACTTACGGGATAGACGCGACTCAGGAACGCTCCAACGCAATGGCAATCCAGTCACGAGAACGATATCCTCCTGTAACAACGCGTCTACTGCGAACTACCTTTGAAAGAAGGCGCTTGCTCGATTCTTGTTTTAGTGAACTCGAAGACGGGGAACTCGTCAAGCGAACCAACGCCTTAATGGCTCACGCAGAATCAGAGAGATAGGACGTCATGCAGCGCCAAGGCTGCGCGGCACTTGTGTCTGACTGGTAGAAACACCGCGCAGCGTTCAGCTAGGACTGCCAGACCATCCGCTGCGTACCCCGCCACACCGCACCAGGTTCAAGCACCACCGGTTCGCGAATGGCCCCCGCCTCCACACACACCATCTGCCGTTCATCCCCGGGCGCAAAGTCCACACGCGATGCCGTGCCCTCGGGGCCAGGGTTCCACACCACCGCGTCGGGGAAGCCGCGCTTCTCGATGCGCAGCACCCTGTCGCCATCGTGCAACTCCAGCACGTCGGGCGCGCCGTAGTACACACGATCCACATTGCCCGGGAACGTCACGGCATCACCCCGCTCCACGAACTCGGCGCCACCCTGCAGTGCGTCGCGATAGCTGAGGCCCGCCAAGCCATGCACGCGCGCCGTCAACGCATCGCGCACGGCGAAATACGGATGCAGCGCCGTCGTGAACTCGAAGGGCACGCGGTCGGTGTTGGTCACTTGCAGCGTGAGTTCGAGCGACGACCCGCTCACTTCAACGCGCAATTGCGCCTGGAACTCATGCGGCCATGCTGCCGCGCGCTCCAGCCATTGGGCCGGCAGATCACAGCGACCCAACTCCAGCACGACAAACTCCCCGAGTACCAGCTCCACCACACGCCAGCGACAGTGCCGCGCAAAACCATGTTGTGGCAGCAGACCCGGCCCGAACTGCGGAAAGCACACCGGAATGCCGCCCCGGATGCTCACCCCCGCGCCATACTGCGCGCGAGTGCTCACGAACAACTGCTCATCTCCACCGGCCGGTATCCACGACGCCACCTGCGCGCCGTCGAGATACACACGCACCGACGCACCATCGACTGCTTCGACATCGACAAACGGCGTCGCCACTTCCGCCAGCTCACCCAAGGTCGCCCCACTCACTTGGCCGTCACCTGCACGAGCGTGCGATAGAGAAATTCCGTGGCCCAACCCAGCGCCGCCACTGGAACGCGTTCGTTGTCGCCATGCATGCGCAGTTCGTCTTCCATGGGCAGTGGCATGGGCAGAATGCCGTAGGTCGGGATACCCTTGGCACGCAGCGCCGCCCCATCGGTGGCGCCCGTGCTCATGAACGGAATGACCGTGGTGCTCGGCACCATGGCCGTGGCACTCGACTCCATGGCGCGGTACAGCGCCGTGCTCACCGGAGACACCGGCGGCGACGTGCGCGGCTCACCGTCCAGCGCAAACGTGACCTGCTTCTCGCCGCCCACGCGATTGAAGGCCGCCACCACCTCACGCACATCGTCGTTGGGCAACACACGCAGGTTGAAGGTGGCGCTGGCCTCGCTGGGAATGACGTTGCTGCGAATACCGCCACGCAGCAGCGTGAGCGACTGCCCGCTGCGCAGCACGGCGTTGTGCAGCGGCTCGCGCGACAACACCACTGCTGCCGCGTTGACCTGCGCAGCCGATGCGCCAGTTGCGGAAATGCGCTGCATGGCCGCCTTCATGACCGGGTCCTTCTCGATGCGCGCGAGACGCGCAAAGTAGAGCCGCGTGGTTTCGTTGAGCTTGACCGGCGCGCGATAGGCATGCACCCGCTGCACCGCACGTGAAAGCGCTGCCAGCACATTGTCGGGCAACGGCACCGAGCCATGACCACTCGGGCCCGTAGCCGAGGCCACCACGTTATACGACACCTTCTCGGTGGTCTGGATGTTGACCGACTTGACCACACCATCGGCCACACGCACTCGCCCGCCTTCGTTGAGCGCGAACTCGGCATCCTTGATGAGATCGTAGTGCCGCGTGACCATGTGCTCGATGCCCACTTCCGGTCCGCCTTCCTCGGCGGCCGTGGCCATGAAGATCACATCGCGGTCGAGCTGATCACGACGCGCCGCCAGTTGCTGCATGGCCGCCGTGGCCGTGGCCAGCATGCCTTTGTCGTCAATGGCGCCGCGACCGTACAGATACTCCACGCCCGCTTCGTTCACCCGCGTGGCCGTGAACGGTGGCGTCTTCCACTTGGCACTGTCCACGCCCACCACGTCCATGTGCCCCATGATGATCACGGGGCGCTTGCTGGCGTTGGGCGCCTTGAGACGGGCCACGAAGTTGGCGCGACCATCAGCGGCGGGCAGCACATGCCGCTCTACACCGGGAATGCTGGCAAACACCGAGTCGAAGTACTGCGCGGTGAGCAGCTCGTTACCCGGCGGATTCTGCGTGTTGAGCCCGATGAGCCGTGTGAGGTGCACTTCGGCCGTGCGCTGCGCGAGCGCTCTGTCAAAACCGGCTGGCGCCGCTGTGCTCACCGTCCACGGCGTAGCGCCCTGCGCGTAGGCAGGGCGCGCGCACAGGGCCACAGCGCACAAACTCACACCAAGCGCCGGCACCCACCGCGCCACCGGCAACGAACGCCCGCTCAAAGCTCCCATCCCTTCCGGTACTCGCGCGTGAGAAACTTGTTCGCTTCCGGCGCATTGGTGAACGCTTTGTTCGGCGCGTCGTAGAGCACCTTGCGCCCCTGTCCTGCACGCAGCGCCGCAATGCCCAGTAGCATGGTTTCCGTAAGCGGCGCCGCCTGCGCAAACGGCGAGCTGGCCTGGGCTTCACCCTTGCAAGCCTGAATCCAGTTCTGTTCGTGCGACACGGTGATGCGAGGAATGCTCTGCTTCACCGTCTCGGCCTTCTTGCTCACCGACTCGGGATAGATGCGCGGCCGGTTGCCGTAGGTCTCGTGAATGAGGATACCCTTCTCGCCAACGAGCATGCCGCCACCACCGTCACTGCCGGGCGCCGAGATGGGCGCATCGTCGGGCAGCATGGCGGGACGCGGCGGCAGCAGGCCACCATCGTACCAGTAGAGATCCACCGGGCCGCGCTTGCCGACTGCCGGGAATTCGAACTGAGCCATCATGGCCAGCGGATAGGTGGCCGGGTTCTGCGCGCCACCACCCCAGGGGCTCGACGAGGCCGTGATGCTGGTGGGATAGGTGAGCTCGAGTGCGGTGAACGACTGGTCGATGAGATGTGCGCCCATGTCACCGATGGCGCCCACACCGAAGTCCAGCCAGCCGCGCCACGCGAACGGATGATAGGCCGGGTGATACGCGAGGTCGGGCGCCGGTCCGAGGTAGAGATCCCAGTTGAGTCCCGGCGGCAGCGTGTGGTCGTTGGCCGCCATGGCGGACCGCACCGCGTTGTCCACCGTTCCCATGTTCCAGGTGGGACGCGGATTGGGCGTGGACACCGGCGCGTTGGCTGGACGCGGACGCGGAATGCCCTGCGCCCAGTAGCGCACGGGGCGATCCGTCCACACGTGCACTTCTTTGATCTTGCCGAGCACGCCGCTGCGCACCACCTCGATGACACGATGCGAGCCCTCCATGGAGTGGCCCTGATTTCCCATCTGCGTGACCACCTTGGGATTGGCGGCCGCCGCCTTGGCCAGCAAACGCGTTTCGTACACCGAGTAGGCCAGCGGCTTCTGCACGTACACGTGCTTGCCCAGTTGCATGGCCGCGAGCGCGATTGGCGCATGCAGATGATCGGGCGTGGCAATCATCACCGCGTCGATGTCCTTCTGCTTGCTCAGCATCTCGCGGAAATCCGTGTACTTGGCGGCCGCCTTGTACACCTCAGCGAGCTTGAGATTCTGTGGCGTGGGTTCACCCTGCCGCGGCTTGAGCCGCCCCTCGATGTTGCGCTCGACGTATCCGAAGTCCACGTCGCAGACCGCCACGATGTTGTCCGTGAGCATCTGCGCCATGTTGTTCATGCCCATGCCGCCGATGCCCACGCAGGCGATGTTGAGCGTGGCGCTGGGCGCCTGATACCCCTGACCGCCCAGCACATGGCGGGGCACGATCATGGCACCCATGGCGAGTGTAGACGACGTGGCCACAAAATCGCGGCGCGAAAACGGCTGGGACATGGGCGGGAGGTGCGGAGGGGGAGGGGGCTGACGCAAACAGGCCGAGCGGCCTGCGGTAACACAGGTTGTATATGCAGAGATATGCGAAACGGACCGCCCATCCGTCAGATGAGCGGTCCGTCCAATGTACGCGCGGTCAGAATCGCAGCAACCGCGCCGGCGTCACCTGTTTGGGGTCGCCCACATACGCCCAGCGCACCCGCGTCATGTAAGTGCGAGCCGCCCGCTGGATGTCCTCCGGCGTGACCGCGCGCAGTTCCTGCACAAAACGCGACGCCCGCCGGAAGTCTCCCTGATACAGTTCGGCGCGCGCGAGCATGTTGGCCTGGTCGGCGTTGGTCTCGTTGTCCAGGAAGTAGGTGACGATGAACTGCTGCCTGAGCAGTTCGAGCCCTTCCTGGGTGATGATGCCCTCCTGCAGCGCACGGATCTGCTGCTGCATGATGGCCAGCACCTCGTCGGGTTGGGTGGTGGTCACGTACAGTCCGCCCACGGAGAAGGCACGCTCCACGAAGGGCGCATTCACCGAGTAGGTAAGATTGCGGCGCTGGCGGATTTCCCCGAAGAGCCGCCCCGAGAGCACGGCGCAGGCCAGTCGCAGGGCGTTGTAATCGGCGCTGGTGGCTTTGGGCCCGTGGAAGTAGCCCTGCAGATAGTTGGTGGGCAGCTGCCTGGGTTCCACCACATAACCGGCCGGCAAGTCCTGCGGCGGATCGGGCAGTGTCCAGGCGTAGTTGCCGCGCGGCAAACGGCCCAGTGATTCCCGCACCAGCCGCTCCACTTTGCTGCGCGACACGTTGCCCACCACCACGAGCATCATGCGCGAGGTCACCATCTGCGAGCTGTGATACGCGCGCAGCGCCTCCACCGTGAGACTGCGCAGGGAGGCCTCGGTACCCGCCGGCTCGAGACCGTAGGGGTGTCCGACAAAGGCCATGCTGTCAGCCAGATAGTCAAGCTGCGCATCGGGACTGTCGCGACGCTGACTCATGGCCACGGCAATCTGCTCACGCACCAGGTCCACATCGGCCGCGTCGAGACGCGGCGCCATGATGCGATCGGCAAAGATGGCCCAGGTGCTGTCGAACCCGGTGGTGGTGGCACGCAACCCGACCGAGGTCCAGTCCACACCACCGCTCACGCCAATGGCGCTGCCCAGCGCGGCCATCTTGCTGCGCAGCAGATCGCGCGGATACTTGCGTGTGCCCCGCTCACTGGCCTCCAGCAGCACCAGCTCGATGCCCTGCGTGGCGGGCGTCAGCTGCCGCACACCACCAAGCAGGTACAGGTTGGCGGCCACCACGTTGTTGGCCGTCACCTGACGCAGAATGACGGGAATGCCGCTCACCTCGAACTTCATGGTGAGCGAGTCATCGCCCATGATGGCGGGAGACGGCGGCGGTTCTGCCGGCCGGGCCGTTGGAGCCGAGGCGGGCTTTGCCGGCGCGCGCGTGGCGGGACGACGCGGCGGCGTGCGGGTTCCCGTGCTCTGGCCGGACGCGTCGTGCCCAATCAGCGCCGACCCGATGAACGCGGCACACAGGACATGACGCATGCAGGTGTGACGCCTCATGGCCGGATCTCCGCCTTGATGGGCGAGAGCAGCTCACGCTCGGTGAGGCCGGTCTGCCGCCGCGCCTGACTGGAAAGCAGCACATTCACCACGCGCGGCTTGCCCGCGATGTAGGTGCGCGTATAGCGCATGAGATCCGTGATGCGCTGCTGGGCCATCTGGTCGGTGTAGCTCATGAAGTAGTCGAGATTGGCCACACTCCACCAGAAGCCAATCGTGTGCGCAATCTCCGAGGCCTTTTCAATGCCAAAGGCACTCGACACGGCGCGCTGCGCTTTCACGGCCTCGAGTTCACGCGGGGTGATGTAGCTGGGGTCGGTGAAGCGCGCGAGTTCACGCTCGAGCGCCGCCATGGCGGCGCGGAACTTGTCTGGCGTGGTCTGGCCACTGATGGAAATGGGCCCCACCTGATTGAGGGTGTAGTAGTTCACCCCAATGCCCTGCCAGAGCCCCGAGTCCACCAGGTTCTTCTGAAATGTGCTGCCCGGTGTGTTGAGCACATCACTGAACACGTCGGCCGCAAACGTGGCACCCGGGTCCTTGCCCACACTCGGGCCCTGCCACTGAATGAGCACCGCCACCACGCCAATGGGCTCTTCGGCAATCTGCGCCTTGTTGCCATCGAGCGCGGGAATGGGCGGAATGGGATCGGCCACAAAAGGATCGGCGCCGCGCGGCCAACTGCCAAACACCTCCTGCGCCAGCGCAAAGATGCGCTCGGGCACCACGTCGCCCGTCACGATCAGCACGCAGTTGTTGGGCACGTAGTACTTGCGCTGGATCTCGCGCATCTGCGCCGACGTGACGTTGGCCAGTACCGTGCGGTCGCCGATGGTGTTCTTGCGGCTGGTCTGACCCGGATACAGCAGGTCCGTGGCCTTCTGCTGCCAATGAAAACCGGGCTGCGCCTCGTTGCGGTCGTACTCGCCCAGCACCACTTCCTTCTCGCGCTTGAGCTCATCCTCGAGAAAGAGCGGATTGATGAGCGCACTGGCGAGAAAGCGCAGACCACCGGCCACCGAGTCGGCAGGCAGCGTGAGGTAATAGTTGACGCGCTCTTCCTGAGTGGTGCCGTTGAACACCGCCCCCAGCTCGCCGGCGCGATCGGTGAAGGCCTCGGCCGAGGGCAGGTCCTTGTTGGCCTTGAAGAACATGTGCTCGTACATGTGCGCGAGGCCGTTGTACTCGGGCGACTGCGTGAAGGCCCCGTTGCGCACATTGATTTCGAGCGTGGCAATGGGCACACCGTGGTTTTCCACCACCACGACTTCGAGCCCGTTGGCCAGCACGGTGCGCTTGAGCACCTTCTGCAGTTCGGCGCGCGATTGCGCGGCCAGCGTGGCCGGTGGCGCATACAGCGGCGCCGCAAAGGCCAGCATTCCGGCCACGGCCAGGCGCCGCACCCACGACCGGGGGCGGAAGCGAGGCTCTGAGCTGTGCCGGTCTATGAAAGTCAGGAACATGGACAGACGGTTGAAGACGTGGGCGGCGGCGCCACCCCTGGCACCCCACCGGCTGCGAACATACCCCGCTGTAGGATAACCCGATCCCCGCGGTCTCCCGTGACGGGCCCGGATCGTCATGAATGGACCGGGCGATAGATTCCCGCCATGTCCTCGCATGCCCCCCACACGCCCGCGGCCCTCGCCGGCCTCGACGCCTCCCGCCTGCGCGCCCAGGTGCCGCTGGCGCCATTCACCACCTTTCGTATTGGCGGGCCGGCCGACTGGTACTACGAGGCCACGAGCGCCGAGGACCTGGCACAGGCGGTGACCGCCGCGCGCGAGTCCCACATGCCGTGGTTCGTGCTGGGCCTCGGCGCCAACATTCTGGTGGGTGATCGTGGTGTGCGCGGGTTGGTCATTCGCAATCGCGCCACGCAGCATCACGTGACGCCGGACGGCGTGTTGCACACGGAAAGCGGCGCCGTGGTGCAGCAGCTCGTGCTCGACACCGTGCGCGCGGGCTGGTCGGGACTCGAACACTACATCGGCATTCCGAGCACGGTGGGCGGCGCGCTGTGGCAGAATCTGCATTTTCTCTCGCCGGCACCCGAGCGCGAACGCACCATGTTCATCAGTGAGGTCTTCCGCGACTGCGACATTCTCGCGGAAGACGGCACACGACGCACCGTCGACGCCGACTACATGCAGTTCGGGTACGACGACAGTGTGTTTCATCATCGGCGCGACATTGTGCTGGCCGCGCGCTTTCAACTCAGCGCCGACGATCCGGCGCGTCTGCATCGTGTGCTGCAGGAAAACCTCGCCTGGCGCGGCGCGCGTCATCCCTGGCTGGAGGTGCATCCCAGCGCCGGGTCCATCTTCAAGAAGATCGAGGGCGTGGGCGCGGGCCGTCTCATCGATCAGTGCGGCCTCAAGGGATTCCGCATGGGGGGCGCGCAGATCTCGCACATGCACGCCAACATCATGGTCAATCTGGGTGGCGCCACGGCGGCCGATGTGCGGGCGCTCATTGCGCACGCCCAGACGGCAGTGTTCGAGCGCTTTGGCCAGCGGCTGGAAACCGAGATCGGGATGATCGGGGAGTTCTGACGGGGTTTTGCCGGGTCTGGCAGCAGCACCCCCGGCAACAGATCTGGCAACGGTAGGTGGCGGAAGGTACGGGAAACCCAGTGGACGCGGGCTGTGTCCCAGCAGGAAACCCCGTTTCCCCCTCGACCCCGACTGTCGTGTCCCGTCGACATATCCTGTGGGCCTGGCTTTGGTGCCTGAGTCTGCTGGCGGCCCCACCCGCCCTGGCTCAAACCGTGGACGTGATCCGCGGACGCATCACCGGCGCCAACAACGAACCGCTCGAGAACGTGGCCATTCTGGTGACGTCCATCTCGGGCAATGTGAACCGTCCCGCCCGCACCGACCGCAACGGTCGCTTCACCGTCACCTTTCCCAATGGCGACGGTGATTACATGGTCACCGTCACGGCGGTGGGCTACGCGCTCAAGCGCTTTGAGGTCAAGCGCGTGGCCGATGAAGACGTGCTGCTGGCCGATGCCAAGCTCACCCCCGTGGGTACGGTGCTCGATGCCATGCAGGTTACGGCCGACCGTCAGCGTGTCTCGCGCAACGAAACCAATCAGGACGTGGGCGGCACGGAGCGCATCATCAACAACATGGCCGCGCTGCCACCCGATCAGATGGGTGACCTGGCCGCCATGGCCGCCACGCTGCCCGGTGTGCAACTCGTGCCCGGCATGGATGGCAGCAACGGCTACTCCGTCATGGGCCTCGGCGCCGATCAGAACAACACCACGCTCAACGGCATGAATTTCGGCGGCAATGGTCTGCCGCGTGATGCCGGCGTGTCGTCGGGCCTCATCACCAGTCCATACGATGTGTCGCGCGGCGGTTTCAGTGGTGGGCAAATGGGTCTGCGCACCCGGTCAGGCAGCAACTTCCGCAATCGCGGGTTGAGCTTTGTGGGTGATGCCCCGCAGTTGCAGTTCATGGACCGCGCGGCACGCGCCACCGGACAGCAGTACAGCAACGGGTCACTGGGTGGTTCCGTGTCCGGCCCCTTGGTGTTCGACAAGGCGTTCTACAACGT encodes:
- a CDS encoding D-hexose-6-phosphate mutarotase gives rise to the protein MGELAEVATPFVDVEAVDGASVRVYLDGAQVASWIPAGGDEQLFVSTRAQYGAGVSIRGGIPVCFPQFGPGLLPQHGFARHCRWRVVELVLGEFVVLELGRCDLPAQWLERAAAWPHEFQAQLRVEVSGSSLELTLQVTNTDRVPFEFTTALHPYFAVRDALTARVHGLAGLSYRDALQGGAEFVERGDAVTFPGNVDRVYYGAPDVLELHDGDRVLRIEKRGFPDAVVWNPGPEGTASRVDFAPGDERQMVCVEAGAIREPVVLEPGAVWRGTQRMVWQS
- a CDS encoding M20/M25/M40 family metallo-hydrolase → MSGRSLPVARWVPALGVSLCAVALCARPAYAQGATPWTVSTAAPAGFDRALAQRTAEVHLTRLIGLNTQNPPGNELLTAQYFDSVFASIPGVERHVLPAADGRANFVARLKAPNASKRPVIIMGHMDVVGVDSAKWKTPPFTATRVNEAGVEYLYGRGAIDDKGMLATATAAMQQLAARRDQLDRDVIFMATAAEEGGPEVGIEHMVTRHYDLIKDAEFALNEGGRVRVADGVVKSVNIQTTEKVSYNVVASATGPSGHGSVPLPDNVLAALSRAVQRVHAYRAPVKLNETTRLYFARLARIEKDPVMKAAMQRISATGASAAQVNAAAVVLSREPLHNAVLRSGQSLTLLRGGIRSNVIPSEASATFNLRVLPNDDVREVVAAFNRVGGEKQVTFALDGEPRTSPPVSPVSTALYRAMESSATAMVPSTTVIPFMSTGATDGAALRAKGIPTYGILPMPLPMEDELRMHGDNERVPVAALGWATEFLYRTLVQVTAK
- a CDS encoding Gfo/Idh/MocA family protein — its product is MSQPFSRRDFVATSSTLAMGAMIVPRHVLGGQGYQAPSATLNIACVGIGGMGMNNMAQMLTDNIVAVCDVDFGYVERNIEGRLKPRQGEPTPQNLKLAEVYKAAAKYTDFREMLSKQKDIDAVMIATPDHLHAPIALAAMQLGKHVYVQKPLAYSVYETRLLAKAAAANPKVVTQMGNQGHSMEGSHRVIEVVRSGVLGKIKEVHVWTDRPVRYWAQGIPRPRPANAPVSTPNPRPTWNMGTVDNAVRSAMAANDHTLPPGLNWDLYLGPAPDLAYHPAYHPFAWRGWLDFGVGAIGDMGAHLIDQSFTALELTYPTSITASSSPWGGGAQNPATYPLAMMAQFEFPAVGKRGPVDLYWYDGGLLPPRPAMLPDDAPISAPGSDGGGGMLVGEKGILIHETYGNRPRIYPESVSKKAETVKQSIPRITVSHEQNWIQACKGEAQASSPFAQAAPLTETMLLGIAALRAGQGRKVLYDAPNKAFTNAPEANKFLTREYRKGWEL
- a CDS encoding M16 family metallopeptidase, with the protein product MRRHTCMRHVLCAAFIGSALIGHDASGQSTGTRTPPRRPATRAPAKPASAPTARPAEPPPSPAIMGDDSLTMKFEVSGIPVILRQVTANNVVAANLYLLGGVRQLTPATQGIELVLLEASERGTRKYPRDLLRSKMAALGSAIGVSGGVDWTSVGLRATTTGFDSTWAIFADRIMAPRLDAADVDLVREQIAVAMSQRRDSPDAQLDYLADSMAFVGHPYGLEPAGTEASLRSLTVEALRAYHSSQMVTSRMMLVVVGNVSRSKVERLVRESLGRLPRGNYAWTLPDPPQDLPAGYVVEPRQLPTNYLQGYFHGPKATSADYNALRLACAVLSGRLFGEIRQRRNLTYSVNAPFVERAFSVGGLYVTTTQPDEVLAIMQQQIRALQEGIITQEGLELLRQQFIVTYFLDNETNADQANMLARAELYQGDFRRASRFVQELRAVTPEDIQRAARTYMTRVRWAYVGDPKQVTPARLLRF
- a CDS encoding M16 family metallopeptidase — protein: MLAFAAPLYAPPATLAAQSRAELQKVLKRTVLANGLEVVVVENHGVPIATLEINVRNGAFTQSPEYNGLAHMYEHMFFKANKDLPSAEAFTDRAGELGAVFNGTTQEERVNYYLTLPADSVAGGLRFLASALINPLFLEDELKREKEVVLGEYDRNEAQPGFHWQQKATDLLYPGQTSRKNTIGDRTVLANVTSAQMREIQRKYYVPNNCVLIVTGDVVPERIFALAQEVFGSWPRGADPFVADPIPPIPALDGNKAQIAEEPIGVVAVLIQWQGPSVGKDPGATFAADVFSDVLNTPGSTFQKNLVDSGLWQGIGVNYYTLNQVGPISISGQTTPDKFRAAMAALERELARFTDPSYITPRELEAVKAQRAVSSAFGIEKASEIAHTIGFWWSVANLDYFMSYTDQMAQQRITDLMRYTRTYIAGKPRVVNVLLSSQARRQTGLTERELLSPIKAEIRP
- the murB gene encoding UDP-N-acetylmuramate dehydrogenase gives rise to the protein MSSHAPHTPAALAGLDASRLRAQVPLAPFTTFRIGGPADWYYEATSAEDLAQAVTAARESHMPWFVLGLGANILVGDRGVRGLVIRNRATQHHVTPDGVLHTESGAVVQQLVLDTVRAGWSGLEHYIGIPSTVGGALWQNLHFLSPAPERERTMFISEVFRDCDILAEDGTRRTVDADYMQFGYDDSVFHHRRDIVLAARFQLSADDPARLHRVLQENLAWRGARHPWLEVHPSAGSIFKKIEGVGAGRLIDQCGLKGFRMGGAQISHMHANIMVNLGGATAADVRALIAHAQTAVFERFGQRLETEIGMIGEF